The nucleotide window CCAGCTTTTCAAGGAAGCGGCCGTCGCGCGGCATCCGGCTGTCGGAGGCGACGATGGAATAGTGCGGGCGCTTGTTGGAGCCCCCACGGGCGAGGCGGATCTTCATGGACATGTCAGTTTCTCCTTGGTCTTTGGAAGGTCGGGCAAGTACCCGTTATTTCTGCAGTTTCTCGTGATGCCTGATGACTTCGGAAATGATGAAGGTCAGGAATTTGCGGGCGAATTCGGGGTCGAGATCGGCCTCTTGCGAGAGCCGTTCCAGACGGGCGATCTGCGCCGCTTCCCGGGTCGGGTCCGAGGGCGGCAGGTTGTGTTCGGCCTTCAGGCGGCCGACGGACTGGGTGTGCTTGAAGCGTTCGGCCAGCGTGTAGAGCAGGATCGCGTCGAGCCGGTCGATGGACTGGCGGTGGTCGTGCAGCAGCGCTGCGGCGCGGGTGGCGGCGTCGGTCATGCGCTTCTCCGGCATCTGGAAAGCATCTGGAACCCGTATGGATGTCGTATGTATGTCATGCGACATACTCCCCGGTCGGGGCAGGGTGACGGAACACGAGGCAGGGGTCGGTCCCAGGATGGGCGGCGCTGTCATCACGCCGCGCGCCGAGGCGTTCGGCCAGCGCGATGGAGCGGGCATTGGCCGGGTCGATATAGCTGACGGCGGTGTCCCAGCCGAGCGGGCCGAAGGCATGGGTGAGGGCAGCGCGCGCCGCCTCGAAGGCATAGCCCTTGCCCTCGGCCTCGGGCGACCACAGGGTCCAGCCGATCTCGCGTTCCGGCCAGCCCTCGGGATACCAGGGGCCGCACATGCCAAGCGCGGGGCCGCCGGCCTTGGGCGCGAAAACGAAGGTGCCGAAGCCGCGCAGCACCCACATGCCGATGACATGGCCGAAGGCACGCCAGGCCTTTTCACGGTCCAGCGGGCCGCCGACGAAGCGCGAGCGCCCGTCCATCGCAAACTCGGCCCAGGCCGGCCAGTCGCCCGCCTGCGGGGCGCGCAGGATCAGGCGTTCGGTTTCGATCACCGGGGTGGGGGAGAGGATGACGGTCATTTCTTCTTGCCCAAGCCGCCAAGCCCCGAAAGCCCACCGGGCAGGTTCAGGCCGCCAAGGCCAGGAAGGCCGCCCGGCATCTTGCTCCCGATCTGGCCTTGCAGGGCTTTCGCTGCCTCTTCCATCTGGGCCGGGTCCAT belongs to Frigidibacter mobilis and includes:
- a CDS encoding GNAT family N-acetyltransferase, with the protein product MTVILSPTPVIETERLILRAPQAGDWPAWAEFAMDGRSRFVGGPLDREKAWRAFGHVIGMWVLRGFGTFVFAPKAGGPALGMCGPWYPEGWPEREIGWTLWSPEAEGKGYAFEAARAALTHAFGPLGWDTAVSYIDPANARSIALAERLGARRDDSAAHPGTDPCLVFRHPAPTGEYVA
- a CDS encoding chorismate mutase produces the protein MTDAATRAAALLHDHRQSIDRLDAILLYTLAERFKHTQSVGRLKAEHNLPPSDPTREAAQIARLERLSQEADLDPEFARKFLTFIISEVIRHHEKLQK